The Parambassis ranga chromosome 14, fParRan2.1, whole genome shotgun sequence genome includes a window with the following:
- the casr gene encoding extracellular calcium-sensing receptor codes for MQLLVYYMILLGSSYVISTYGPHQRAQMTGDILLGGLFPIHFGVASKDQDLAARPESTQCVRFNFRGFRWLQAMIFAVDEINNSSTLLPNITLGYRIFDTCNTVSKALEATLSFVAQNKIDSLNLDEFCNCTDHIPSTIAVVGAAGSAVSTAVANLLGLFYIPQISYASSSRLLSNKNQYKSFMRTIPTDEYQATAMADIIEYFQWNWVIAVASDDDYGRPGIEKFEKEMEERDICIHLNELISQYFEDHEIKALADRIENSTAKVIVVFASGPDIEPLIKEMVRRNITDRTWLASEAWASSSLIAKPEYLDVVAGTIGFALRAGHIPSFREFLQQVHPKKDSHNEFVREFWEETFNCYLEDSPRLQESENGSTSFRPLCTGEEDITSVETPYLDYTHHRIAYNVYVAVYSIAQALQDILTCTPGNGLFANNSCADIKKMEAWQVLKQLRHLNYTNSMGEKMHFDENADLEANYTLINWHRSAEDGSVVFEEVGYYNIHVKKGAKLFIDRTKILWNGYSSEVPFSNCSEDCEPGTRKGIIDSMPTCCFECTECSDGEYSNHKDASVCTKCPNNSWSNGNHTFCFLKEIEFLSWTEPFGIALAICAVLGVVLTAFVMGVFIRFRNTPIVKATNRELSYVLLFSLICCFSSSLIFIGEPQDWTCRLRQPAFGISFVLCISCILVKTNRVLLVFEAKIPTSLHRKWWGLNLQFLLVFLCTFVQVMICVVWLYNAPPSSYKNHDIDEIIFITCNEGSVMALGFLIGYTCLLAAICFFFAFKSRKLPENFTEAKFITFSMLIFFIVWISFIPAYFSTYGKFVSAVEVIAILASSFGMLACIFFNKVYIILFKPSRNTIEEVRCSTAAHAFKVAAKATLKHSTASRKKSSSIGGSSASTPSSSISLKTNGNDSETTSGKHKPRVSFGNGTVTLSLSFEESRRSSLM; via the exons ATGCAGCTGCTTGTGTATTATATGATACTGCTGGGGTCCAGTTATGTGATTTCAACTTACGGGCCTCACCAGAGAGCACAGATGACCGGTGATATTTTACTGGGAGGGCTGTTCCCCATTCATTTTGGTGTTGCATCCAAAGATCAAGACCTCGCAGCCAGGCCGGAGTCCACACAGTGTGTCAG gtTTAATTTCCGTGGTTTCCGATGGCTGCAGGCCATGATTTTTGCAGTTGATGAGATTAATAATAGCAGCACACTCTTGCCTAACATCACTCTGGGGTACAGGATCTTTGACACATGCAACACTGTGTCGAAAGCCTTGGAAGCTACCTTGAGTTTTGTGGCTCAAAATAAGATCGACTCCCTGAATTTAGATGAATTTTGTAACTGCACTGATCACATCCCGTCAACTATTGCTGTAGTAGGAGCTGCTGGCTCTGCAGTGTCCACAGCGGTTGCAAACCTGCTGGGTCTGTTTTACATTCCTCAG ATCAGCTATGCCTCTTCTAGTCGTTTACTGAGCAACAAGAATCAGTACAAATCCTTCATGAGGACCATTCCTACAGATGAGTACCAGGCCACTGCCATGGCAGACATCATCGAGTACTTCCAGTGGAACTGGGTCATTGCTGTTGCTTCAGATGATGACTATGGACGGCCAGGGATTGAGAAGTTTGAGAAGGAGATGGAAGAGCGAGACATCTGCATTCATCTAAATGAGCTGATATCTCAGTACTTTGAAGACCATGAAATTAAAGCTCTGGCTGACAGGATTGAGAACTCCACAGCCAAAGTGATTGTTGTGTTTGCCAGTGGCCCAGATATAGAACCTCTGATCAAAGAGATGGTCAGAAGAAACATCACAGATCGAACGTGGTTAGCCAGTGAAGCATGGGCAAGCTCCTCCCTTATTGCTAAACCAGAATATCTGGATGTTGTGGCAGGGACTATTGGCTTTGCTCTGAGGGCAGGGCATATACCCAGCTTTAGGGAGTTCTTACAACAAGTCCACCCTAAGAAAGACAGTCATAATGAATTTGTCAGAGAGTTTTGGGAAGAAACCTTTAACTGTTATCTGGAGGACAGCCCGAGACTCCAAGAAAGTGAGAATGGCAGCACTAGTTTTAGGCCTTTGTGCACTGGTGAGGAAGACATCACCAGTGTGGAGACCCCATACCTGGACTACACACATCATCGCATCGCCTATAATGTTTATGTGGCAGTTTATTCCATTGCACAGGCCCTGCAGGACATTCTCACCTGCACACCTGGAAATGGACTATTTGCTAACAATTCATGTGCAGATATAAAGAAAATGGAAGCATGGCAG GTCCTGAAGCAGCTCAGACATTTGAACTACACCAACAGTATGGGGGAAAAGATGCACTTTGATGAGAATGCAGACCTGGAAGCAAACTACACTCTCATAAACTGGCACAGGTCTGCTGAAGATGGCTCTGTGGTGTTTGAGGAGGTTGGATACTACAATATACATGTCAAGAAAGGAGCCAAGCTGTTCATAGACAGGACAAAGATTCTCTGGAACGGGTACAGTTCAGAG GTCCCCTTCTCTAATTGCAGCGAGGACTGTGAACCTGGCACAAGAAAGGGGATCATAGACAGTATGCCCACATGCTGCTTTGAATGTACTGAGTGTTCAGATGGAGAGTACAGTAATCATAAAG ATGCCAGCGTTTGCACCAAGTGCCCGAATAACTCCTGGTCTAATGGAAACCACACTTTCTGCTTCCTGAAGGAAATCGAGTTCCTCTCCTGGACAGAACCCTTTGGGATCGCTCTAGCTATATGTGCAGTGCTGGGTGTTGTCTTGACAGCTTTTGTGATGGGTGTCTTCATCAGATTTCGTAACACTCCAATAGTAAAGGCCACAAACCGTGAACTTTCCTATGTCCTCCTGTTCTCACTCATCTGCTGCTTCTCCAGCTCTCTAATTTTTATCGGAGAGCCGCAGGACTGGACATGCCGCTTACGTCAACCCGCTTTCGGTATCAGTTTTGTTCTCTGTATCTCATGCATCCTTGTGAAAACCAATCGAGTGCTCTTGGTGTTTGAGGCAAAGATTCCTACAAGTCTCCATCGTAAATGGTGGGGTTTAAACCTGCAGTTTCTCTTGGTGTTTCTCTGCACATTTGTCCAAGTCATGATATGCGTGGTCTGGCTTTACAATGCTCCTCCCTCTAGCTACAAGAATCATGACATTGATGAGATCATTTTTATTACATGCAACGAGGGCTCTGTGATGGCTCTTGGGTTTCTGATCGGCTACACATGCCTTTTGGCAGCTATATGTTTCTTCTTTGCATTCAAATCAAGGAAACTTCCAGAAAACTTTACAGAAGCCAAGTTCATCACTTTTAGCATGTTGATATTCTTCATCGTTTGGATCTCTTTTATTCCTGCATATTTTAGTACATATGGCAAGTTTGTTTCAGCTGTGGAGGTCATCGCTATACTGGCATCCAGCTTTGGGATGCTGGCCTGTATCTTCTTCAACAAGGTGTACATCATCCTCTTCAAACCGTCCAGGAACACAATTGAGGAAGTTCGATGCAGCACCGCAGCCCATGCTTTCAAAGTGGCTGCTAAAGCTACACTGAAGCACAGCACAGCTTCAAGGAAAAAGTCCAGTAGCATCGGTGGGTCTTCTGCCTCGACTCCATCTTCATCCATCAGCCTCAAGACCAATGGCAATGACAGTGAAACCACTTCAGGAAAGCACAAACCACGTGTGAGCTTTGGCAATGGAACGGTTACGTTGTCCCTGAGCTTTGAGGAGTCCAGGAGGAGTTCTCTGATGTGA
- the b4galt4 gene encoding beta-1,4-galactosyltransferase 4, with amino-acid sequence MGLCSHMFKILRRGKYFVLLVLLLSVLAWIATFSGETEKAVLVSPATTLTLVKEDSLRDKVNTLTTAPDRLNTPPQKVDCPQESPLLQGAMKLSFESSLKLKDVENDNKGVIEGEYEPSDCAARQSVAILIPHRNRERHLLYLLHHLHPFLQRQQLHYTIYVIQQAGDATFNRAKLLNVGYLEALKDYSWECFIFHDVDLVPENDHNLYICDNQPKHLVVGRNATGYKLRYKGYFGGVTAMTRDQFLQVNGFSNTYWGWGGEDDDLRIRVELQKMKIVRPPADVARYTMVFHKRDSGNEINKDRMRLLGRTPQVWRKDGLNSCSYKTLSVERLPLYVNVTVDIGKPQS; translated from the exons ATGGGCCTCTGTTCACATATGTTCAAGATTTTGCGCAGGGGGAAGTATTTTGTTCTCCTTGTTCTGTTGCTCTCAGTGCTGGCATGGATAGCAACCTTCTCAGGTGAAACAGAGAAAGCTGTTTTGGTTTCTCCCGCCACAACACTTACTCTGGTCAAAGAGGACAGTTTGCGGGATAAAGTCAACACTTTGACAACAGCACCTGATCGCTTAAATACTCCACCACAAAAAGTCGATTGCCCTCAGGAGTCACCGTTGCTGC AGGGAGCTATGAAGCTGTCCTTTGAATCGTCTCTAAAACTGAAGGATGTGGAGAATGATAACAAAGGAGTGATTGAAGGAGAGTATGAGCCCTCAGACTGTGCAGCGAGGCAAAGTGTAGCTATCCTCATCCCACATCGCAACCGCGAAAGACACCTCCTCTACCTGCTGCATCACCTGCACCCCTtcctgcagaggcagcagctacaCTACACCATTTATGTCATCCAGCAG GCTGGTGATGCAACTTTTAACCGTGCCAAGTTACTAAATGTTGGATATTTGGAGGCACTGAAGGACTACAGCTGGGAGTGTTTCATCTTCCATGATGTGGATCTTGTTCCTGAAAATGATCACAATTTATACATCTGTGACAACCAGCCCAAACACCTGGTGGTTGGCCGGAATGCAACCGGATACAA GCTGCGTTACAAAGGCTACTTCGGAGGAGTCACTGCCATGACCAGAGATCAGTTTCTACAAGTGAATGGATTCTCAAACACGTACTGGGGTTGGGGTGGAGAGGATGACGATCTTCGCATCAG GGTTGAGCTGCAAAAAATGAAGATTGTGCGGCCGCCTGCTGACGTAGCCCGCTACACTATggtgtttcacaaaagggacaGCGGCAATGAAATCAACAAAGACAG GATGAGATTGTTAGGAAGAACACCACAGGTGTGGAGGAAGGATGGACTCAACAGCTGCTCGTATAAAACGTTATCAGTCGAACGGTTGCCTCTTTATGTGAATGTTACTGTGGACATTGGTAAGCCACAAAGTTGA